One Spinacia oleracea cultivar Varoflay chromosome 4, BTI_SOV_V1, whole genome shotgun sequence DNA segment encodes these proteins:
- the LOC110789915 gene encoding uncharacterized protein isoform X1, whose amino-acid sequence MDNGKGKNKVDEYDQEQNYEDDFDICTLKQNPDIIGSSSSDNELPETGEKSMIAQPNEPLRQISRDFAVPCSPRDRRIQIRRSQRLTREVSGRQRMRETGSSSQGQFHHQLESGSGQQATQPGDNLIPPAPQLTTDFPSETYSPYLYANNCAWHYQKLRNKYVWDRLNSLDKRVSEQKHSKGRILKLETKMNNLNEFIDGLEDDNTEFRYRISMLEDVLKSLERKPANDDTGCNLATDQGKSIIDASPCTNVGNVLGARTSDPTNNVQDAGNEAENLERQGSLSGLDNADGPSGMLNQDDGLVNTVS is encoded by the exons ATGGATAACGGGAAGGGCAAGAACAAAGTAGATGAATACGATCAAGAACAGAATTATGAAGATGACTTTGAC ATTTGTACTTTAAAGCAGAATCCAGATATAATTGGTAGCAGTTCAAGTGACAATGAGCTTCCTGAAACTGGTGAAAAATCTATGATAGCTCAGCCAAATGAGCCCCTCCGACAGATAAGTAGAGATTTCGCAGTTCCTTGTAGTCCTAGAGATCGAAGAATTCAAATTCGACGATCTCAGAGACTAACTAGAGAAGTTTCTGGAAGGCAGAGAATGAGGGAAACTGGTTCAAGTAGCCAGGGTCAATTTCATCATCAGTTGGAATCTGGTTCAG GTCAACAAGCCACTCAACCTGGAGACAACCTTATTCCACCAGCACCGCAGCTAACTACAGACTTCCCATCTGAGACATATTCACCATATCTTTACGCAAATAATTGTGCATGGCATTATCAG AAATTACGGAATAAGTATGTTTGGGATAGACTTAATAGCTTGGATAAAAGAGTTTCTGAACAGAAACATTCCAAAGGCCGCATTCTAAAGCTGGAGACTAAGATGAACAATCTGAATGAATTCATTGATGGCTTGGAGGATGATAATACTGAGTTTAGATATCGCATTTCAATGCTAGAAGATGTTCTCAAGTCATTAGAGAGAAAACCTGCAAATGATGACACAGGATGTAATTTGGCAACAGATCAAGGGAAGTCTATTATTGATGCATCTCCTTGTACTAATGTTGGTAATGTTCTTGGAGCCAGAACAAGTGATCCAACTAATAATGTTCAAGATGCTGGAAACGAAGCAGAAAACTTAGAGAGACAGGGATCCTTAAGTGGACTGGATAATGCTGATGGGCCTTCGGGTATGCTGAATCAGGATGATGGGCTGGTAAATACAGTTTCTTAA
- the LOC110789915 gene encoding uncharacterized protein isoform X2, whose product MDNGKGKNKVDEYDQEQNYEDDFDNPDIIGSSSSDNELPETGEKSMIAQPNEPLRQISRDFAVPCSPRDRRIQIRRSQRLTREVSGRQRMRETGSSSQGQFHHQLESGSGQQATQPGDNLIPPAPQLTTDFPSETYSPYLYANNCAWHYQKLRNKYVWDRLNSLDKRVSEQKHSKGRILKLETKMNNLNEFIDGLEDDNTEFRYRISMLEDVLKSLERKPANDDTGCNLATDQGKSIIDASPCTNVGNVLGARTSDPTNNVQDAGNEAENLERQGSLSGLDNADGPSGMLNQDDGLVNTVS is encoded by the exons ATGGATAACGGGAAGGGCAAGAACAAAGTAGATGAATACGATCAAGAACAGAATTATGAAGATGACTTTGAC AATCCAGATATAATTGGTAGCAGTTCAAGTGACAATGAGCTTCCTGAAACTGGTGAAAAATCTATGATAGCTCAGCCAAATGAGCCCCTCCGACAGATAAGTAGAGATTTCGCAGTTCCTTGTAGTCCTAGAGATCGAAGAATTCAAATTCGACGATCTCAGAGACTAACTAGAGAAGTTTCTGGAAGGCAGAGAATGAGGGAAACTGGTTCAAGTAGCCAGGGTCAATTTCATCATCAGTTGGAATCTGGTTCAG GTCAACAAGCCACTCAACCTGGAGACAACCTTATTCCACCAGCACCGCAGCTAACTACAGACTTCCCATCTGAGACATATTCACCATATCTTTACGCAAATAATTGTGCATGGCATTATCAG AAATTACGGAATAAGTATGTTTGGGATAGACTTAATAGCTTGGATAAAAGAGTTTCTGAACAGAAACATTCCAAAGGCCGCATTCTAAAGCTGGAGACTAAGATGAACAATCTGAATGAATTCATTGATGGCTTGGAGGATGATAATACTGAGTTTAGATATCGCATTTCAATGCTAGAAGATGTTCTCAAGTCATTAGAGAGAAAACCTGCAAATGATGACACAGGATGTAATTTGGCAACAGATCAAGGGAAGTCTATTATTGATGCATCTCCTTGTACTAATGTTGGTAATGTTCTTGGAGCCAGAACAAGTGATCCAACTAATAATGTTCAAGATGCTGGAAACGAAGCAGAAAACTTAGAGAGACAGGGATCCTTAAGTGGACTGGATAATGCTGATGGGCCTTCGGGTATGCTGAATCAGGATGATGGGCTGGTAAATACAGTTTCTTAA